The DNA window TACGTCTACAAATACCGGAAGATGCGTTTCTTGTTTTAAGATGGGCACAGCCGAGATATCTAATGTGTTACGTGTCGCTTTTTCGTATGTGCGAATTCCACGTTCACATAAAATGATGTTTTCATTTCCTGAAGCAATAATGTATTCAGCTGCATGGATAAATTCATCCACAGTTGCTGACATGCCGCGCTTTAAAAGAACAGGTTTGTTGATCTGGCCTACCGCTTTTAATAATTCGAAGTTTTGCATATTACGAGCGCCTACTTGAACAACGTCTACATAGTCAAGAGCCGATTCTAAATGTCCAGGTGTTACGATTTCTGAAACCACAGCCAAATTATGCTGATCAGCTGCTTTTTTCAACATTTTCAATCCTTCTAAGCCAAGTCCTTGGAAATCATAAGGTGATGTACGTGGTTTGTAAGCTCCACCACGAATCATTTTCAAGCCTTTCGCTCCGATAGCTTCAGCAACTTTCATCACTTGGTCTTGAGATTCAACTGCACATGGGCCAAAGATGAATGATGGATCTCCAGAGCCTACTAGTTCGCCGTTAATGTTGATAATCGTATCTTCAGCTTTTTTCTTACGTGAAACAAGTAAAGCTTTGCGGATATCTTCTTCTTGCATATCCAGTGCTGATTTGAAAATTTCTTTAAAGATATGATCAACTGTTTTCTGATCTAATGGTCCAGCATTATTTTCTTTTAACAGATTCAACATATGACGTTCACGCAACGGATCGTAACGGTTAACTCCTTGTTTCTCTTTTAGTTTACCGATTTCCTGAATTACGGAAGCTCTCTCATTAATCAGAGATAGAATCTGCAGGTTGACTGCGTCCACTTTTTCTCTTAGTTGCTCTAAATCTAAATTACTCATTCTATAACTTCCCCTTTCGCGAATAACCTTTATCAGGTGACTCATA is part of the Planococcus kocurii genome and encodes:
- a CDS encoding bifunctional 3-deoxy-7-phosphoheptulonate synthase/chorismate mutase; amino-acid sequence: MSNLDLEQLREKVDAVNLQILSLINERASVIQEIGKLKEKQGVNRYDPLRERHMLNLLKENNAGPLDQKTVDHIFKEIFKSALDMQEEDIRKALLVSRKKKAEDTIININGELVGSGDPSFIFGPCAVESQDQVMKVAEAIGAKGLKMIRGGAYKPRTSPYDFQGLGLEGLKMLKKAADQHNLAVVSEIVTPGHLESALDYVDVVQVGARNMQNFELLKAVGQINKPVLLKRGMSATVDEFIHAAEYIIASGNENIILCERGIRTYEKATRNTLDISAVPILKQETHLPVFVDVTHSTGRRDLLLPAAKAAIAIGADGVMAEVHPDPAVALSDAQQQMDLGQFDEYYDALMKFMKQYEMKV